Below is a window of Cytophaga hutchinsonii ATCC 33406 DNA.
GGCAGCAGGGAGCACACACAATCAGTTTTGCATCCGACACAATGCCTTTGTAAATAGCATCATCGGTAGCCGTATCGCAGGCATGCAAAGCAATTAATATGTCGATCTGCTTCTCTGTATATTTTTGAATAGGCTTGCAGATAAATGAGAGTTTGCTGAAACCACATGTTGAAGCAATGTCATTACAATACGTAACCAACTCTTCGCGCAGCTCAATACCTGTTACCCGTACGTTCAATCCTTTATCATGAACGAGGTAATCATAAAGCGCAAAGGTTAAGTATCCTTTACCGGAACCCATATCTACGATGTGCACCTCTTCAGGCAACTTTACCGATTCAATCAGGTCTTCTATAATCTCTAAATATTTATTTATCTGGCGGTATTTATCGGCCATCTTCGGAATCAATATGCCGTTGGCATCTGTAATACCCAAATGCATTAAATATGCCTGATCTCCGGATGCACGTTTGACTTTCTGGCGGTCGTGCGAAACATGCTGTGACGCGGAAAAAGTGGGCTTGCTTTTTTGCACCGTTATCTTTCCCTTTTTAGAGCGTAAGAATGAAAAATCCTTTTCGGTCGTAAATAATACTGCATTCCGAAATGTATGGGTTAAGCATTTTTCAATTTCGCGGATTCCTGCTTCGATTGTATGGTTTTTTACCTGATCGTTTGTTTTATACCGATAGGTGATGGATAAATTACCCACCTGTTTGATTTCAATATACCGCACATAAAGTGTCTGCAGACTTTCCTGTTTGCTGACAGGGTTACTCACTGTCATTTTTACAAACGTATGATCAGACAAACTACGGGCTAGTTCATGCATCAATTCCTGTACCTCGTTCATAGTACAAAGATACGCATTAGTATCCGGACGGTAAAGCGTGTTCAGGGGCTTAACATATTAGCGCCCTGTTATTAGTTAAAAAATAGTACAGACTAAATGAAAGGGCAATAAAAAAGCCCGAAGCATCAGCTCCGGGCTTTCAATTCTTGTAAGAAACGAATTACTTAGCAGCTTTTTTAGCTACTGCTTTCTTAACAGCTTTTTTAGCTACTTTTTTAGCTGCTGGTTTTTTAGCCGCTGCTTTTTTAGCTACTTTCTTAGCTGCAGGT
It encodes the following:
- a CDS encoding class I SAM-dependent methyltransferase — its product is MNEVQELMHELARSLSDHTFVKMTVSNPVSKQESLQTLYVRYIEIKQVGNLSITYRYKTNDQVKNHTIEAGIREIEKCLTHTFRNAVLFTTEKDFSFLRSKKGKITVQKSKPTFSASQHVSHDRQKVKRASGDQAYLMHLGITDANGILIPKMADKYRQINKYLEIIEDLIESVKLPEEVHIVDMGSGKGYLTFALYDYLVHDKGLNVRVTGIELREELVTYCNDIASTCGFSKLSFICKPIQKYTEKQIDILIALHACDTATDDAIYKGIVSDAKLIVCAPCCHKQIRQQVKGIEQESPLLKFGIFKERQFEMVTDTIRALILEQHSYHTKVFEFISNEHTRKNVMLVGAKAENIIEDRTLQSKIEGIKKEFHIDFHYLEKLVK